In Candidatus Desulfatibia profunda, the genomic window AGTTTCGGACAGGGCGGGAAACAAACAATAAAATTCTATGGTTGGAGGTTTGAAATTACTTGGCCTACACACTCTTTTATTGCGTTTTCAGGCACATCCGTACGAATACCGGGGCATGATGCCGCCATGATATGCCAGTTGCCGATGTCAACCAAAACGCTCTCGATAAAGGGCCAGGCCTTGCACATGCGGGGCTTAACCGCATGAATCGTACAAAGTTTGTCCCAGAAAATACAGTAACCGTCACGGCCCTGAGCCAGAACCGGCTTTCCACCGGACATCCGGCAGTAATCCTTATCAAAACTTATGGGATCCGTATTTAAGTATGCGGTGATGGTTTCAATTTCCTGCTTGGTTACAAACGTCCCCCCATAGCCCTTGCAGCAATCGCCGCATTGTTTGCATTTAAAAATATCTTCTGGTTTCAATGGATTAAACAGCATGCCTGGTATCCATGGCTCTTTTCAAGGTAACCGGATCCACATATTTCAAGTCTCCTCCCATCGGTACGCCTGATGCTATGCGCGTTATTTTGACCTTATATTTTGCAAGGCGCTCGGCCAGATAAGATGCTGTCGCCTCCCCTTCAACACTGGTGCTGGTGGCAAGGATAACCTCGTGAATCTTGTCGCCGGCTATCCTTGAGATCAGTTCTTTGATTCTGATATTCTCAGGTCCAACTCCGTCCATGGGAGAAAGCACGCCCTGCAGGACATGATACAAGCCTTTGAAAGAACCAGATTTTTCCACAGCCACCATATCGGCAAGCTGTTCCACCACGCATAAAACCGTGGAAATTCGGGTCGGGTCACTGCAAATACCGCAGACCTGGGCCGCACTCAATGCAAAACACATGGAGCATATTCTGATGTTCTCTTTGACCTCCAGAATGCTGCGGGAAAATTGTTCGACTTCTTTGCGCGGTGCACGCATAATATGCATTGCCAGACGCTCGGCCGTCTTTTCGCCGACTCCCGGAAGTTTCGCAAAGCTTTGGATTAATTTCAAAACCGGTAAAGGATAGTGGCTCATAGGCTCGTTGTTCGTTCCTTGTAACTGGTTATGGGCTGATCGTTACTCGTTGCTGGTTGCTGTTTGCCCGTTCCTCGTTGCGGGTTGTTGGTTGCCCGCTGCCCGTTGCTGATTCCTCGTTGTTCGATATTGAATTAAAATAGATTATGTTACCAAGTATCCAGTATCCAGCATCAAGCATCATCTCGCTACATCAGTCCGGGGATATTCAGCCCGCCGGTCAGTTTGCCCATCTCTTGAGAAATCATTTCCTGAGATTTTAGCAGCGCATCATTTACGGCTGCAAGAATCAGGTCCTGCAACATTTCGACATCCTCCGGATCGACAACTTCCTTTTCAATCTGAATGGATACCACCTGTTGCCTGCCGTTGACTACGATCTTAACCATACCGCCGCCGGAAGTCGCTTCAATCGTCCTTTCCGCCATCTCTTCCTGCAGCCGCAGCATCTTGGTTTGCAGCTTCTGGGCCTGCTTCATTACGTTTCCCATACCTTTCATGGCAGCCTCCTATAAAATCTTTACGTCTATAACCTTGCCGTGGAAAATCTCGAGGGCATCGGCAACCAGCGGATGGCTTAAGGCCTCTTGCTTCAAACTGTCCGCCAGGATTTTTTTCTTTTGGTTCTCTTCGCTCGTGTTTTGTTTGGCCGTTATGCGCACATCCATCTTTTTCCCGAAAAAGTCGTTACACACCTTTTTGATGATAGCCACGTTCTTTTGGCGCTGGATCATGGTAATGTTAAAGCCGTTGCCGCTGACTTCGATTTCCAGACTGCGGTCGGTGAGGT contains:
- a CDS encoding YkgJ family cysteine cluster protein, which translates into the protein MLFNPLKPEDIFKCKQCGDCCKGYGGTFVTKQEIETITAYLNTDPISFDKDYCRMSGGKPVLAQGRDGYCIFWDKLCTIHAVKPRMCKAWPFIESVLVDIGNWHIMAASCPGIRTDVPENAIKECVGQVISNLQP
- a CDS encoding YbaB/EbfC family nucleoid-associated protein, which gives rise to MKGMGNVMKQAQKLQTKMLRLQEEMAERTIEATSGGGMVKIVVNGRQQVVSIQIEKEVVDPEDVEMLQDLILAAVNDALLKSQEMISQEMGKLTGGLNIPGLM
- the recR gene encoding recombination protein RecR is translated as MSHYPLPVLKLIQSFAKLPGVGEKTAERLAMHIMRAPRKEVEQFSRSILEVKENIRICSMCFALSAAQVCGICSDPTRISTVLCVVEQLADMVAVEKSGSFKGLYHVLQGVLSPMDGVGPENIRIKELISRIAGDKIHEVILATSTSVEGEATASYLAERLAKYKVKITRIASGVPMGGDLKYVDPVTLKRAMDTRHAV